The genomic interval TTGCGCGATCACCTGCGTACGAGTGGGATCCACTCCTACGCGGCCTGGCAGTTGCGTGTCAACTGCCCGCCGGCGCGGAGCGGTTTGGGTGCCGGCGGAGTTGCGGGACGGCCGGAGGTACTCGGCGGGCTCCGCCCATTCCGGATCCTGGTCCGCCGGTTTAGATTCACGTGCGGGAGAGACCCCATCCGCGACCCCCGAAGGGCGGATCCATGTCAGTCACGGTGACCGTGCTTTTCCCCACCAAGGCCGAGGAGTCGGACAACTTCTGGAACGCGCTGGTCTCGGTACTGCCGGAGACCCGGGCGTATGCCGGCTGCATCAGCGTCACCACCCACCGGGACCTGGACGACGCGAGCAGAATCCTGCTGATCGAGGTCTGGGAGAGCCGCGAGCACCAACAGAAATACCTGTCCTGGCGGGTGGAGACCGGCCTGATGGACGCCATCGGGCCGATGCTCGCCGGGCCCCCGGGGTTCAGCACGTACTCCAACCCCGGGGCGTGAGCGAGGAGCTCAGACACCGGTCGCGGGACGCGGCCCGGGCCGGCCGGTGATCTCGTGCGCCTGGCCGAACAGCTCACGGGCGATCCGGCCCAGGCGTTCGCCGACTTCCTGCGTGGCCTGGCCGGCGAGCATCCGGGCGTAGGAACCCTCGAGGATGATTCCGAGGCGATAGCAGGCCAGGACGATGTACCACTCGATGTCGCTCACGTCGCGGCCGGACTGCTGGGCGTAGCGCTCGATGAGGACGTCCGGGCCGGGCAGCCCGGGGATCTCGACGCGGGCGACGGTGGCGGGGCGGCCCGGCCAGGTCGAGATCATGTGGCCTAGGTCGAGCAGCGGGTCGCCGACGGTAGCCAGCTCCCAGTCGACGAATGCCACGAGCTCCGGGGCGTCACGCTTGATGATCACGTTCGCGAAGTGGACGTCGCCGTGCAGCAGACCGAGGTGCGCCATTTCGGGCCGGTGCTCCTCGAGCCATCCGCCGACCTCGTCGACGTGCGGGAGGGACGGACCCGGGTAGTTCGGCAGCGCGGCGTAGGAGTCGAGCTGCTTGCGCCAGCGCGGGACCTGCCGCTCCAGCCAGCCGTCGGAGCGGCCGAAGTCGGCCAGTCCACGCGCTGCCAGGTCGACCCGGCTCAACGCCGCGAGGCCGTCGACCATCGACAGGCCGAGCGCGGTCTGCCAGTCCTGGTCGTAGGTCAGGCGCTCGGGGAGATCCTCGGAGGGGTTCACGCCCTCGACGGGTTCCATCAGGTAGAACGCGGCGCCGAGGACTTCCTCCGTCGCACAGGCCGCGATCAGCCCGGGGTGCGGGACCTCGCTGCCTGCCAGCGCAGCCAGTACGCGGGCCTCGCGGCGCATCGTCTCGTCACTGTTGCCGCGCTTGTGGACCGGCGGGCGGCGCAGGACGTAGCCGCGGTCGTCGCGCGTGAATTTGAGCAGGATGTTCTGGGTGCCGCCGACGAGGACCTCGGTGTCGGTGACGGGGCCTGCACCGAGGCCCTGACCGTCCATCCATCCTTCGAGCGCGACGAGGTCTACGCCCTCGATGTTTTCTGACGTCACGTCAGCCCGCGGCCCAGGCCATGCCGCCGTCCACCTTGATCACCGAACCGGTGGTGTAGCTCGACGCGTCGCTCGCGAGGTAGAGCGCGGCGCCGACGATCTCGTGGGGCTGCCCGCCGCGGCCCGCCGGGACGTTCTCGCGGAAGCGGCGCTCGACCTCGAGGGGATCCCACGCGTTCGAGATGTCGGTCATGAACATGCCCGGCATGATCGTGTTCACGCGCACCGTGGGGGCGAACTCGCGGGCCATCGCGACCGTCATGTTGTTGAGGCCGGCCTTGGCCATCGCGTAGGGCAGTTCCACCGCGCTCGGCTGGACGGCTGCGACACTGCTGATGTTGATGATCGAGCCGGCACCGGCCGCGACCATCCGCGTCCCGATGAGCGAGGCGAGTCGGAACGGGCCCTTGAGATTGACCGCGATCACCTTGTCGAAGAGGTCCTCGCCGACCTGGTCGAGCGAGGGGTACAGCGGCGACATGCCGGCGTTGTTGACGAGGACGTCGACGCGGCCGAACGCGGCGTAGGCAGCCTCGGCGAGGTGGTCGCAGTCCTCCCACCGTCCGACGTGCGCGGGTACGCCCAGGACGCGGCGGCCGGTCCTCCCCGACAGGTCCTGCGCGACGGCAACGCAGGCCTCGGGCTTACGCGAAGCGACCACGACGTCGGCGCCGTGCTCGGCGAACGCGCGGGCGATCTCGTAGCCGAGGCCGCGAGTACCACCGGTGACCACAGCGACGCGCCCCGCCAGCGATGCCACTACTTCCGCCACGGCGCGACGGCTCCGTCCCTGGTGAGGGTCCGTGCGACGACCATGCGGTGCACCTCGTCAGGCCCGTCGTAGATCCTCGCGTAGCGGGCCTCGCGGTACATCTTCTCCAGCGGGAAGTCCTCCGTGACGCCCGCGGCGCCGTGGACCTGGATCGCGCGGTCGATGACGTCGTGCAGATACTGCGCACCGCGGAACTTGATCAGCGAGATCGCGACCCGGTCGTCGCCGCCTTCGTCGACCACTCGCGCAGCCTCGAGCGTCATCAGTCGATGGGCCTGGATGTCGGCGGCGGACTCGGCGATGTACCGGCGGATCTCGCCCTTCTCGTGCAGGTAGGAGCCGTGGGCATAACGGGTGCGGGCGCGGTCCACCATCAGCTCGAAGGCGCGCTGCATCTGACCGAGCCAGCGCATGCAGTGGAAGATGCGCCCCGGGCCCAGGCGGGTCTGCGCGATCGCGAAGGCCTCGCCTCGCGGGCCGAACAGGTTTTCCTTCGGGACGCGCACGTTCTCCAGGCGGATCTCGCCGTGCCGGCCGGTGGCGTGGCCCATCGTGCGGATGTCGCGCACGTGCGTGTACCCGGGGGTGTCGACCGGGACGATGATCGCGGAGAACTGCCGGTGCGGCTTCGCGTCAGGGTCGGTTTTGGCCCACACCAGCACCGCCGGCGAAGCGCTCGCCCACGAGGTGAACCACTTGTGGCCGTTGATGACCCACTGTTCGCCGTCGAGTACGGCGGTGGTCTGCATCAACGTCGGGTCCGAGCCGGCTACCTCCGGCTCGGTGAGCCCGATCCCGATCCACTGGTACTCCCCCGCCACCAGCGGGTCGAGCCAGCGCTTCTTCTGCTCCGCCGTGCCGTAGCGGCGCCACATCACGGTGTCGTGCTGGGTCATCGACCCGACGGCGAGCATCCCGATCTCGGACCGGCCGATGATCTCGTTCAGGTGGACGAACTCCATGAACGACAGCCCGCCGCCGCCCAGATCCACGGGGTGACCCAGTGCCCACAGGCCAAGGCGCTGCGCCTTGGCCCGAAGCTCCGCGAGCGCGTTGCGCCCGGCCTCGCCACCCTCCTCGACCACCCGCTCGGCGGGAAAGACCTCCCCGTCGATGAACTCGAGCATCCGACCCTTCAGGTCGATCACCCGCTCGGTCAGGCCAGGGCTCTTCGGTACGGACTCCGCGATCCGGGAAGTCGTCATGGCGTTGATTCTTGCCGGGCGCCGCGGGCCGACGACTTCGGGGCCAGGAGCCGTTGTGACCCGTTGGCGCGCGCCGGGTTCAGCGGTCCGATCGGGAGTTTCGGAGGTCGTCGGCGAGGTGTCGGGCCTGCGGCCGCGTGAGTCCGACGATCCCGAGCTTGCCGGCGGTGATCCGGTCCATGACGGTGGGTGCGCTGATCAGCCGGTGCCCGTCCAGGATCGCCAGTTCATGGCCGAGCGCCGCGGCGGTGACGCGGGCGAACTCCCGCCGCTGCCGGTCGTTGAAGGTCACCACCACCTGCCAACCCGCACCGTCCCGCCCCCGGAAACACCTTGACGTCGCGGGGTTCCTCGACGGCCATGACCTGGCGGTGAAGACGGAAACACTCACGCCCGCCGGTCACCAGGGCCCCGGGGCGCAGTGAGGCGTCGCTGTCCGGGCATGTGATCGGCCTGCCCCGCCACAGCGTCACCTGGACGTGATCGCCGGGCACATCCCCACCGGTCGGGGTCACCACGGCCGCGCCGGCCGCAGGTGCCGCCCAGGAACCGGCCAGCAGGGCGACGGACATGACGCTGAGGGTGGAACGGGTTCGCACAGCAGGCATCGAAAACGGGTCTCCTCGGTCAGGGTTCGATGTCCGCGACATCGAATGTCACGACCTCCGGAGTGGCGCCACGCGCAGTCACCCGGCAGACGGGACGGTGATCCTCTTCCGCTGCTTCGACGCCCCGGACGAACCAGAGGTTCCGGACCTACTGCACTTTCTTCACCAATCCCGCAATCCCTCAACCGTCCCGGAGCGCATCCACTGTTCGGTCGAGGTCGATCAGTACCCCGGTCTCGGCGGTGTACGGGACGTCAGGGCTCTTCATCGGGTACCAACCGGATGGGACGGGGCCCGCGGGCAGGTCGGGCACCAGGCCGTTGTCGAACCACCGCGGCGCCACGTCCATCTCGCGTGTCCGCTGCAGGTGCGCAATTCGATGTCTCCCGGGCCCGGGCCGGTAGGTCTCGACCACCACCTGGACGCGGGTGACGCGGCCCCGGACTCCGGCAGTGACACCCAGGTATCCGTGCAGGTCGTTCGTCAAACGGCCACGCAAGGCGACGCGGCCGGTGACGGGACGCCGGGCCCACCAGGTTGCCGACCAATCGAAACCTGTCAGGCGGGTCGGCCACACGGTCCGCTCCCCCGGTCGCTCACCCATCTCGCAGGGGCCGGGCCCCATCGGCGGGGCCTCCGGCTCGGCAAGCGCCTCCACCGATGTCACGGTCGTGTCGGGCGCATCGCCTTCGGCTTCGAAGAACTCCAGGGTCCAAAGCCGTTCCTGCCCCACCTCGGGCGGTGGGGTCTGGCCGTCCTCGATCGCCAAAGCGGTCACCAGCACCCGCAAGCCAGGTCCAGGTCCGCCGCCGGCCAGGTCGTGCCGCGCTGCCACGAAGCGGAGTCTGACACGCCAAGGTCCTCCGTCGGTGTTGGCGCTGGTGCCCGCTGCGAGGTGATTTCCCGACGGATTTAGGGTGAAGGAATGGGTCGGTGGCGGGTGCTGTCGTTGTTCCCCCTGCCGGCGGAACGGATCCGGCCGTTCCTCGGTAACCTGCCGGAGCGCGCCGATCTGACGATGCTGTTCCACCCGTCGCAGCCGGAACTGCATGCCGCGTTGGCCGATGCCGAGTTGGTGTTGGCGGCCTGGCAGGGCACGCATCCGCTGCCGTTCGACGCCGCCGCGGTGGCCGCGGCCGGACCGCAGTTGGCTTTCGTCCAGCAGCCGAGCGTCGGCACGGACAGCGTGGATCTCGACGGCCTGGCGGCCCGCGGGGTCCCGGTGGCCAACACGGCCGGCGCGAATGCCCGCTCGGTGGCCGAATGGGCGGTCGGAGCAACGATTTCCGTGGCGCGATCCATGGCCTGGGCGGACCGCCAAATCCGCGCCGGGGGTTGGCCGCAGATGGACGTCGTGACCCGCAGTCTCGGCGAGATCGGTGGGCTGCGGATCGGCGTACTCGGGTTCGGGTCAGTGGGCAGCCTCGCGGCATCGTTGTTCGCCGCGTGGGGGTGCGAGGTCGCGTACTGGTCGCGGCACAGGCGCCCGGAGGCTCTTTTCCCGTGGCTGGAGCTGCCTGCGCTGTGCGCGCGCAGCGATGTCCTGCTGCTGTGCCTACCGCGGACACCGGACACCCATGGCCTGATCGGCGAGGCCCAACTGGCCGCGCTGCCCGCCGGGGCGATCGTCGTCGACGTGGGCCGTGGCGGGGTGTTGGACCCGACGGCCCTGATCGCGGCCCTGGACTCCGGGCACCTCTCCGGCGCCGCCCTCGACGTCTACCCCACCGAACCCCTGCCGCCGGACCACCCGCTACGCACCCACGACCGCGTCCTGCTCTCCCCCC from Sporichthyaceae bacterium carries:
- a CDS encoding antibiotic biosynthesis monooxygenase, which gives rise to MSVTVTVLFPTKAEESDNFWNALVSVLPETRAYAGCISVTTHRDLDDASRILLIEVWESREHQQKYLSWRVETGLMDAIGPMLAGPPGFSTYSNPGA
- a CDS encoding phosphotransferase family protein; this encodes MDGQGLGAGPVTDTEVLVGGTQNILLKFTRDDRGYVLRRPPVHKRGNSDETMRREARVLAALAGSEVPHPGLIAACATEEVLGAAFYLMEPVEGVNPSEDLPERLTYDQDWQTALGLSMVDGLAALSRVDLAARGLADFGRSDGWLERQVPRWRKQLDSYAALPNYPGPSLPHVDEVGGWLEEHRPEMAHLGLLHGDVHFANVIIKRDAPELVAFVDWELATVGDPLLDLGHMISTWPGRPATVARVEIPGLPGPDVLIERYAQQSGRDVSDIEWYIVLACYRLGIILEGSYARMLAGQATQEVGERLGRIARELFGQAHEITGRPGPRPATGV
- a CDS encoding SDR family oxidoreductase, producing the protein MAEVVASLAGRVAVVTGGTRGLGYEIARAFAEHGADVVVASRKPEACVAVAQDLSGRTGRRVLGVPAHVGRWEDCDHLAEAAYAAFGRVDVLVNNAGMSPLYPSLDQVGEDLFDKVIAVNLKGPFRLASLIGTRMVAAGAGSIINISSVAAVQPSAVELPYAMAKAGLNNMTVAMAREFAPTVRVNTIMPGMFMTDISNAWDPLEVERRFRENVPAGRGGQPHEIVGAALYLASDASSYTTGSVIKVDGGMAWAAG
- a CDS encoding acyl-CoA dehydrogenase family protein; translation: MTTSRIAESVPKSPGLTERVIDLKGRMLEFIDGEVFPAERVVEEGGEAGRNALAELRAKAQRLGLWALGHPVDLGGGGLSFMEFVHLNEIIGRSEIGMLAVGSMTQHDTVMWRRYGTAEQKKRWLDPLVAGEYQWIGIGLTEPEVAGSDPTLMQTTAVLDGEQWVINGHKWFTSWASASPAVLVWAKTDPDAKPHRQFSAIIVPVDTPGYTHVRDIRTMGHATGRHGEIRLENVRVPKENLFGPRGEAFAIAQTRLGPGRIFHCMRWLGQMQRAFELMVDRARTRYAHGSYLHEKGEIRRYIAESAADIQAHRLMTLEAARVVDEGGDDRVAISLIKFRGAQYLHDVIDRAIQVHGAAGVTEDFPLEKMYREARYARIYDGPDEVHRMVVARTLTRDGAVAPWRK
- a CDS encoding NAD(P)-dependent oxidoreductase; translated protein: MGRWRVLSLFPLPAERIRPFLGNLPERADLTMLFHPSQPELHAALADAELVLAAWQGTHPLPFDAAAVAAAGPQLAFVQQPSVGTDSVDLDGLAARGVPVANTAGANARSVAEWAVGATISVARSMAWADRQIRAGGWPQMDVVTRSLGEIGGLRIGVLGFGSVGSLAASLFAAWGCEVAYWSRHRRPEALFPWLELPALCARSDVLLLCLPRTPDTHGLIGEAQLAALPAGAIVVDVGRGGVLDPTALIAALDSGHLSGAALDVYPTEPLPPDHPLRTHDRVLLSPHAAGAAAQAVARVIGQSVANIRRVLDGEPIHDVVNGISPVVTRRR